One part of the Vicia villosa cultivar HV-30 ecotype Madison, WI linkage group LG6, Vvil1.0, whole genome shotgun sequence genome encodes these proteins:
- the LOC131609134 gene encoding uncharacterized protein LOC131609134 isoform X2, whose protein sequence is MEALVACYGDGSSDSDSDSQSYSPSNQTLAYSEGRAPLPPRATEVRLQPLPPPPVELLHPPNFLGPQDMQTHQTNKVRSFPHVDGNYALHVYIPITISSPSKKEIAAFLKKISSQEPSLHVVDVDVPLNILCKNDEKLELVALGREFHISLGRTVPIRVHQIDSVVSMLRQKLQTQQNYWIDFHNWEVFVNDDRTRTFLSVEVVHSGLVEIQKQIEAVNTIYKLHNLPEFYKDPCPHISLAWSLGDTSDPLKKIVGDEMKKCVTGKSLKKCVFTCKFKGIECKIGNKTYTICKVSDR, encoded by the exons ATGGAGGCATTAGTAGCTTGTTATGGTGATggatcttctgattctgattcagactctCAATCTTATTCCCCTTCAAATCAAACTTTAGCTTACTCAGAAGGACGTGCGCCGTTGCCACCCCGAGCAACCGAAGTTCGTCTCCAGCCCTTGCCACCACCTCCTGTTGAGCTCCTTCATCCTCCAAATTTTCTTG GTCCTCAAGATATGCAGACTCATCAGACAAATAAAGTTAGGAGCTTTCCTCATGTTGATGGTAACTATGCCTTACATGTATATATACCAA TTACTATTTCATCTCCATCGAAAAAAGAAATTGCTGCTTTCTTGAAGAAAATCTCATCTCAGGAACCAAGTCTTCATGTTGTTGATGTCGATGTCCCACTTAACATCCTCTGCAAAAACGATGAGAAACTCGAGCTAGTTGCTTTAGGAAGAGAGTTTCACATAAGTTTGGGAAGAACTGTTCCAATACGAGTACATCAGATTGACTCAGTGGTCTCAATGTTAAGACAGAAGCTTCAAACTCAACAAAA TTATTGGATTGACTTTCACAACTGGGAGGTTTTTGTTAATGATGATCGCACACGCACCTTCCTTTCGGTAGAAGTTGTTCACAGTGGTCTTGTAGAG ATACAGAAGCAAATTGAAGCAGTCAATACAATTTACAAGCTTCATAATCTTCCTGAATTTTACAAG GATCCGTGTCCTCACATATCCTTAGCATGGTCACTGGGAGACACTAGCGATCCCCTAAAGAAAATTGTGGGTGATGAAATGAAGAAATGTGTTACTGGAAAATCTTTGAAGAAGTGTGTTTTTACATGTAAATTCAAAGGTATTGAGTGTAAGATTGGTAATAAAACATACACAATATGTAAAGTTTCAGATAGATAG
- the LOC131609134 gene encoding uncharacterized protein LOC131609134 isoform X1, which yields MEALVACYGDGSSDSDSDSQSYSPSNQTLAYSEGRAPLPPRATEVRLQPLPPPPVELLHPPNFLGPQDMQTHQTNKVRSFPHVDGNYALHVYIPITISSPSKKEIAAFLKKISSQEPSLHVVDVDVPLNILCKNDEKLELVALGREFHISLGRTVPIRVHQIDSVVSMLRQKLQTQQNSYWIDFHNWEVFVNDDRTRTFLSVEVVHSGLVEIQKQIEAVNTIYKLHNLPEFYKDPCPHISLAWSLGDTSDPLKKIVGDEMKKCVTGKSLKKCVFTCKFKGIECKIGNKTYTICKVSDR from the exons ATGGAGGCATTAGTAGCTTGTTATGGTGATggatcttctgattctgattcagactctCAATCTTATTCCCCTTCAAATCAAACTTTAGCTTACTCAGAAGGACGTGCGCCGTTGCCACCCCGAGCAACCGAAGTTCGTCTCCAGCCCTTGCCACCACCTCCTGTTGAGCTCCTTCATCCTCCAAATTTTCTTG GTCCTCAAGATATGCAGACTCATCAGACAAATAAAGTTAGGAGCTTTCCTCATGTTGATGGTAACTATGCCTTACATGTATATATACCAA TTACTATTTCATCTCCATCGAAAAAAGAAATTGCTGCTTTCTTGAAGAAAATCTCATCTCAGGAACCAAGTCTTCATGTTGTTGATGTCGATGTCCCACTTAACATCCTCTGCAAAAACGATGAGAAACTCGAGCTAGTTGCTTTAGGAAGAGAGTTTCACATAAGTTTGGGAAGAACTGTTCCAATACGAGTACATCAGATTGACTCAGTGGTCTCAATGTTAAGACAGAAGCTTCAAACTCAACAAAA CAGTTATTGGATTGACTTTCACAACTGGGAGGTTTTTGTTAATGATGATCGCACACGCACCTTCCTTTCGGTAGAAGTTGTTCACAGTGGTCTTGTAGAG ATACAGAAGCAAATTGAAGCAGTCAATACAATTTACAAGCTTCATAATCTTCCTGAATTTTACAAG GATCCGTGTCCTCACATATCCTTAGCATGGTCACTGGGAGACACTAGCGATCCCCTAAAGAAAATTGTGGGTGATGAAATGAAGAAATGTGTTACTGGAAAATCTTTGAAGAAGTGTGTTTTTACATGTAAATTCAAAGGTATTGAGTGTAAGATTGGTAATAAAACATACACAATATGTAAAGTTTCAGATAGATAG